Proteins from a genomic interval of Dasania marina DSM 21967:
- a CDS encoding anthranilate synthase component II has product MLLMIDNYDSFTYNVVQYLAELKAEVYVVHNDQITVAEIAALQPEKIVISPGPCTPNEAGVSLAVIEAFAGKIPLMGICLGHQAIGQVFGGNVVPAAELMHGKTSAIYHNDKGVFAGLSNPFQATRYHSLVLDKNSLPDCLEVTAWTQHADGSLAEIMGLRHKTLAVQGVQFHPESILTEHGHHLLANFLAG; this is encoded by the coding sequence ATGTTGTTAATGATTGATAACTATGACTCCTTCACTTATAACGTGGTGCAGTACTTGGCCGAGTTAAAGGCTGAAGTGTATGTGGTGCATAACGACCAGATTACGGTGGCCGAGATAGCCGCGCTGCAGCCAGAAAAAATAGTGATATCCCCCGGCCCCTGCACCCCTAACGAGGCAGGTGTATCGCTGGCGGTGATAGAGGCCTTTGCAGGTAAAATCCCGCTGATGGGTATTTGCCTAGGGCATCAGGCTATAGGCCAAGTGTTTGGTGGTAATGTGGTGCCGGCCGCTGAGTTAATGCATGGCAAGACTTCTGCTATTTATCACAATGATAAGGGCGTGTTTGCCGGCTTGAGTAATCCCTTTCAGGCGACGCGCTATCACTCCCTAGTGCTGGATAAAAATAGCCTGCCCGATTGCTTAGAGGTCACCGCTTGGACGCAACATGCCGATGGCAGCCTCGCTGAAATTATGGGGCTTAGGCATAAAACCTTGGCGGTGCAGGGGGTGCAATTTCACCCCGAGTCTATATTGACGGAACACGGCCATCATTTATTAGCTAATTTTTTAGCAGGTTAA
- the trpD gene encoding anthranilate phosphoribosyltransferase, which translates to MDIKAAIGEVIEGRSLTTEQMTTVMRQIMTGQATDAQIAALLVSLRVKGETVEEICGAAQVMRELATPVSVSGDYLVDIVGTGGDGSSLFNVSTASSFVVAAAGGRVAKHGSRSVSSKSGAADLLEAAGVRLDLNAEQVAECVARASIGFMFAVNHHAAMKYAVGPRKELALRTVFNLLGPVTNPAGVPNQLLGVYSKDWVRPMAEVLKNLGSQHVLVVHSADGLDEISIADETYVAELRDGEITEYIITPEQFGITRASLDSLKVSGSAESLVIVNALLAGEQSAAADIVALNAGAALYAANVADNLAQGIKAAQDVLSSGKGLEKLHELVALTRAMKEGE; encoded by the coding sequence ATGGATATCAAGGCTGCTATAGGCGAAGTGATAGAAGGCCGTTCATTAACCACCGAGCAAATGACCACAGTCATGCGCCAAATCATGACTGGCCAGGCCACCGATGCGCAGATAGCCGCTTTACTGGTGAGCTTACGGGTGAAGGGCGAAACCGTTGAAGAAATTTGTGGCGCCGCTCAGGTTATGCGCGAGCTGGCTACGCCGGTGAGTGTTAGCGGTGATTACTTGGTGGATATCGTCGGCACCGGTGGCGACGGTTCCAGCCTATTTAATGTCTCTACCGCCAGCAGCTTTGTGGTGGCGGCAGCCGGTGGTCGAGTGGCCAAACACGGCAGCCGCTCGGTAAGCTCTAAAAGCGGTGCAGCCGATTTGTTAGAGGCGGCTGGCGTGCGACTAGATTTAAATGCTGAGCAAGTAGCTGAATGTGTTGCCCGTGCCAGCATAGGTTTTATGTTTGCGGTTAATCACCATGCAGCGATGAAATACGCGGTAGGCCCACGCAAAGAATTGGCCTTGCGTACGGTATTTAATTTACTGGGGCCGGTGACTAACCCCGCCGGTGTCCCCAATCAATTATTAGGCGTGTATAGCAAGGATTGGGTACGCCCCATGGCTGAGGTATTAAAAAATCTGGGCAGCCAGCATGTGTTGGTCGTCCACTCGGCTGATGGCTTGGATGAAATTAGCATCGCCGATGAAACCTATGTGGCAGAGTTACGCGATGGCGAAATTACCGAATACATCATTACCCCTGAGCAATTTGGCATAACCCGCGCCAGTTTAGATAGCTTAAAAGTAAGCGGCTCGGCAGAAAGCCTAGTGATAGTAAATGCCTTGTTGGCCGGTGAGCAAAGTGCTGCTGCCGACATAGTTGCCTTAAATGCCGGTGCCGCCTTGTATGCGGCCAATGTGGCAGACAACTTGGCGCAGGGAATAAAAGCCGCACAAGATGTTTTAAGTAGCGGTAAAGGTTTAGAGAAATTACATGAACTCGTGGCTCTAACTCGCGCCATGAAAGAAGGCGAGTAA